From one Flavobacteriales bacterium genomic stretch:
- a CDS encoding response regulator transcription factor: MKALVIDDERLARKELISLLEKHDSIEVVGEAANADEAEALIAEKKPDLLFLDINMPGRTGFQLLESLDHAPHVVFVTAYDEHALEAFKVNALDYVMKPVDPERLAAAISKLPHKSEEGAPQREVLKAEDQIFLKDGEKCWFVTLKDVRYFESEGNYVRVRFADQKPLVLRSLNKLEEKLDPLVFFRANRKHIINLRWVDKIEPWFSGGLMVKLKHLGKDGEPEAIEVSRRQAARFKDLLSL; this comes from the coding sequence ATGAAAGCCCTAGTGATCGATGACGAGCGCCTGGCGCGCAAAGAGCTCATCTCCCTGTTGGAGAAGCACGATTCCATCGAGGTGGTCGGTGAAGCGGCCAACGCCGATGAGGCGGAGGCACTGATCGCCGAGAAGAAGCCCGACCTGCTCTTCCTCGACATCAACATGCCAGGGCGCACCGGCTTCCAGCTGCTCGAGTCGCTCGACCATGCGCCGCATGTGGTCTTCGTCACGGCGTACGATGAGCACGCGCTCGAAGCCTTCAAGGTGAACGCGCTCGATTATGTGATGAAGCCAGTGGACCCGGAGCGCCTGGCCGCGGCCATCAGCAAATTGCCGCACAAGAGCGAAGAGGGCGCACCGCAGCGCGAAGTGCTGAAGGCGGAGGACCAGATCTTCCTCAAGGACGGCGAGAAGTGCTGGTTCGTGACACTCAAGGACGTGCGCTACTTCGAAAGCGAGGGCAACTATGTGCGCGTGCGCTTCGCCGACCAGAAGCCGCTGGTGCTACGCTCGCTGAACAAGCTGGAAGAGAAGCTCGATCCGCTCGTCTTCTTCCGCGCCAACCGCAAGCACATCATCAACCTGCGCTGGGTGGACAAAATCGAGCCATGGTTCAGCGGCGGCCTCATGGTGAAGCTCAAGCACCTGGGCAAGGACGGCGAGCCGGAGGCCATTGAGGTGAGCCGCAGGCAGGCCGCGCGATTCAAGGACTTGCTGAGCCTGTGA
- a CDS encoding histidine kinase — protein sequence MDHARSRPLQRIPRWAIYWSAQFIGWGLFFGLSLLASWVDGTYDPRLWRMLLPELATGIGVSHFLRAVIVHRHWLERPIGVVLPRIALAAVVLSVPAFIVEGVLVSAVLADASAIVARATLEHVARLINWALLLAVWSFLYFAYGYFMRHRREEIRNLRLEAANRENQLGTLRAQMNPHFMFNALNGIRALIDEDPHQAKRAITQLSAILRNAMTTVRRRTVPLGEELDIVKSYLALEAMRYEERLRVRFHVDESLVREHVPPMLLQTLVENAVRHGVARLPQGGDLVIGAQRGVHGMVLSVANSGHYEPGKVNGSGIGLRNTRKRLDLIYGGNAAMRIGNHEGMVLMEVELPLNPAYSTRPDSSQPST from the coding sequence ATGGACCACGCGCGCTCACGGCCCTTGCAGCGCATCCCGCGCTGGGCGATCTATTGGTCGGCGCAATTCATCGGATGGGGACTCTTCTTCGGGCTGAGCCTGCTGGCTTCATGGGTTGACGGCACCTACGATCCTCGGCTCTGGCGCATGCTACTGCCTGAGCTCGCCACCGGCATCGGCGTCAGCCATTTCCTGCGAGCGGTGATCGTTCACCGCCATTGGCTCGAGCGGCCCATCGGCGTGGTGCTGCCCCGCATCGCACTGGCTGCGGTGGTGCTCAGCGTACCGGCCTTCATCGTCGAAGGCGTACTGGTCTCGGCCGTGCTAGCCGATGCTTCGGCCATCGTGGCGCGCGCGACCTTGGAGCATGTTGCGCGCCTGATCAATTGGGCCCTGCTGCTGGCGGTGTGGAGCTTCCTGTACTTCGCCTACGGCTATTTCATGAGGCACCGGCGCGAGGAGATTCGCAACCTTCGGCTGGAGGCCGCCAACCGCGAGAACCAGCTGGGTACCCTGCGCGCGCAGATGAATCCCCATTTCATGTTCAATGCGCTCAATGGCATCCGCGCGCTCATCGACGAGGACCCTCACCAGGCCAAGCGCGCCATCACGCAGCTCAGCGCTATCCTGCGCAATGCGATGACCACCGTGCGGCGCCGCACCGTTCCGCTCGGCGAGGAGCTCGATATCGTGAAGAGCTACCTGGCGCTCGAGGCCATGCGTTACGAGGAGCGCCTGCGCGTGCGCTTCCACGTGGACGAATCGCTCGTGCGTGAGCACGTGCCGCCCATGCTGCTGCAGACCTTGGTGGAGAATGCCGTGCGCCACGGCGTAGCCCGCTTGCCGCAAGGCGGCGACCTCGTGATCGGCGCGCAGCGCGGCGTGCATGGCATGGTGCTCTCCGTGGCCAACAGCGGCCATTACGAGCCTGGCAAGGTGAACGGCTCGGGCATCGGCCTGCGGAACACGCGCAAGCGGCTCGATCTCATCTACGGGGGGAATGCGGCCATGCGCATCGGCAACCACGAAGGAATGGTGCTCATGGAGGTGGAATTGCCGCTGAACCCGGCCTACAGCACCCGACCTGACTCATCCCAACCTTCAACCTGA
- a CDS encoding DUF479 domain-containing protein, translating to MNFLGHLFLSGDDPLVITGNFMADAVKGRDLSRFDPRLQQGIRLHRRIDTFTDAHRTEHTGRTALRTHTGHYAPVVLDLFFDHLLAHQWERWHTEPLHRFAARMYEVLQANAAHMPERTQRMLPYMVAGDWLTSYARLDGLARALHGLSRRAVNGSRMAGAEKVLLDHRSQFEQEFEPFLQGIIVHVAEA from the coding sequence ATGAATTTCCTCGGACATCTCTTCCTCAGCGGCGACGATCCGCTGGTAATCACTGGCAATTTCATGGCCGACGCGGTGAAGGGCCGCGACCTATCCCGTTTCGATCCTCGCCTGCAGCAAGGCATACGCCTGCATCGCCGCATTGACACCTTCACCGATGCGCACCGGACCGAGCACACAGGCCGCACGGCGCTTCGAACGCACACTGGCCACTACGCGCCCGTGGTGCTCGACCTCTTCTTCGACCACTTGCTCGCGCACCAATGGGAACGCTGGCACACGGAACCGTTGCACCGCTTCGCCGCGCGCATGTATGAGGTGCTGCAAGCCAACGCGGCGCACATGCCCGAGCGCACGCAGCGCATGCTCCCGTACATGGTCGCGGGAGACTGGCTCACCAGCTATGCCCGCCTCGATGGCTTGGCCAGGGCATTGCACGGCCTCAGCCGGCGCGCGGTGAATGGTTCCCGGATGGCAGGCGCCGAAAAGGTGCTCCTCGATCACCGTAGCCAATTCGAGCAGGAGTTCGAACCCTTCCTTCAAGGCATCATCGTACACGTGGCCGAAGCATGA
- a CDS encoding transglycosylase SLT domain-containing protein — protein sequence MKRRWWVFVAAAAAFILVYALVQWTVVNDDPIDPWSGIEAERDLDIIANDTLRVIVLRDPLVWEETPKGERGLAWQWITGFSKAQGLNVSAVPMEHPDDMLAALWDGRADLIIAPLFLDRAERRHYHQSAPFASSVPMIVRLRPDAQESTGPALGPVMDSAALAISSPFAHQRYSGWNKFTVQRALHDSVDTEDELLTEVLLGRVPAAIVSRLRAEHEATRLPALQFEGPAGEALPWRFVIRRNAPALRRSLEAWQSDERELMALAKLIKAHTAPVPPPGPLRARRMRGLSRDSISPFDQYFRAHASGLAYDWKLLAAMAWKESRFDSTVTSHKGAMGIMQIMPRTAARFGLDTSSVVEDHIRAAARYLARLDTIWLRAIPDRQQRMRFVLASYNAGPAHIIDAQRLADQLGLDPTRWDGHVERAVLLLAKPRYYLRPGMKNGYCNGSQVFNYVRGVLAVREQLGGKRKGPTSRSPE from the coding sequence ATGAAGCGCAGGTGGTGGGTGTTCGTAGCGGCCGCAGCGGCCTTCATCCTGGTGTACGCTCTGGTTCAATGGACCGTAGTGAATGACGACCCAATTGATCCCTGGAGCGGCATCGAAGCGGAACGTGATCTCGACATCATCGCGAACGACACACTGCGCGTGATCGTGCTGCGAGACCCCCTCGTGTGGGAAGAAACGCCGAAAGGCGAACGCGGACTGGCGTGGCAGTGGATCACGGGCTTCTCAAAGGCGCAAGGCCTAAACGTCAGCGCCGTGCCTATGGAGCATCCCGACGACATGCTCGCCGCTCTCTGGGATGGCCGGGCAGACCTCATCATTGCGCCTCTCTTCCTGGACCGTGCCGAACGGCGCCACTACCATCAATCCGCCCCCTTCGCTTCTTCGGTGCCTATGATCGTCAGGCTGCGACCTGATGCGCAAGAAAGCACCGGTCCGGCGCTGGGTCCCGTCATGGACAGCGCAGCGCTTGCCATTTCCTCGCCTTTCGCGCACCAACGGTATTCTGGATGGAACAAATTCACGGTGCAGCGCGCGCTGCACGACAGCGTTGACACGGAAGATGAATTGCTCACCGAGGTGCTCTTGGGCCGCGTGCCCGCCGCCATCGTTTCGCGCCTGCGTGCCGAGCATGAAGCTACGCGCCTCCCAGCCTTGCAATTCGAAGGACCCGCAGGCGAGGCGCTGCCTTGGCGATTCGTGATCCGCCGCAACGCACCGGCCCTGCGCAGATCATTAGAGGCCTGGCAGAGCGATGAACGCGAGCTCATGGCGTTGGCGAAACTGATCAAGGCACATACGGCCCCTGTGCCGCCACCAGGTCCCTTGCGCGCGCGCCGCATGAGAGGCCTCTCCCGCGATAGCATTTCGCCCTTCGACCAGTACTTCCGCGCGCACGCTTCGGGCCTAGCCTACGACTGGAAGCTGCTGGCCGCCATGGCCTGGAAGGAATCGCGATTCGATAGTACCGTGACCTCGCACAAAGGCGCCATGGGCATCATGCAGATCATGCCGCGCACCGCAGCCCGCTTCGGCCTCGATACCAGTAGCGTGGTAGAGGACCACATCCGCGCTGCTGCGCGCTACCTCGCCCGGCTCGACACCATCTGGCTGCGCGCCATCCCCGACCGCCAGCAGCGCATGCGCTTCGTGCTGGCCAGTTACAACGCCGGTCCTGCGCACATCATCGACGCACAGCGCCTTGCCGATCAGCTCGGCCTTGACCCTACGCGCTGGGATGGCCATGTGGAACGCGCAGTGCTGCTGCTGGCCAAGCCCCGCTACTACCTGCGGCCTGGCATGAAGAACGGCTATTGCAACGGCAGCCAGGTGTTCAACTACGTACGCGGCGTGCTGGCTGTGCGCGAGCAGCTGGGAGGAAAGCGGAAAGGGCCCACGTCGCGGTCCCCGGAGTGA
- a CDS encoding agmatine deiminase family protein: protein MKHFAAFSALALAINLQAQDLPHQIAPHEVPLIPAYREGLAAGARGITTPPSFTPRTMAEWEEVQTLVITWTSFPGILKQIVRYAKDECEVLIVCSDQDAVMNTLQSTSNGGPITDLDNISFLEAPFNSIWMRDYGPECIYANEVDSLYLLDWIYNRPRPLDNALSDEIAAAKNIGIYSTTAAPWDLVHTGGNFMADGFGTAFSSNLVLEENGPNGDYNTTVRDAAGVDNVMNQFMGIQPGRYIKMNTLPYDGIHHIDMHMKLLDEETLLIGEFPTGVSDGPQLEQNIQAIMANYNSVFGTPYRIARIPMPPSTGGAYPPTASYRTYANNIFINKTVIVPTYREQYDTTGLRILRENLPGYRVVGIDCDDSGNNIISQSGAIHCITKTIGVADPLLIRHQRLTDTYETAIPYDVEAYIRHKSGIASAEVYWTTDTTAGYTPVSMTAGANNSWNAAIPAHPAGSLIYYYIHATANSGKQQVRPITAPHGWWRFRVLDINAGIEAQGPVLTEVYPNPTSDILAITLGSTSNQRVRISLRDALGREAMLIHDAPMHADGRAFADLRYLSPGAYHLLVESATGRQSVKVVKR, encoded by the coding sequence ATGAAGCACTTCGCTGCATTCTCCGCCCTTGCCTTGGCTATCAACCTGCAAGCCCAGGACCTTCCGCACCAGATCGCGCCGCATGAGGTGCCGCTGATCCCGGCTTATCGGGAAGGCCTCGCTGCAGGCGCGCGCGGGATCACCACTCCGCCCTCCTTCACACCCCGCACCATGGCGGAATGGGAGGAGGTGCAGACCCTGGTGATCACTTGGACGAGCTTTCCCGGGATCCTGAAGCAGATCGTGCGTTACGCGAAGGACGAGTGCGAGGTGCTGATCGTGTGCAGCGATCAGGATGCCGTGATGAACACCCTGCAGAGCACCAGTAACGGCGGCCCCATCACAGACCTCGATAACATCAGCTTCCTCGAAGCGCCCTTCAACAGCATCTGGATGCGCGATTACGGTCCGGAGTGCATTTACGCCAACGAGGTGGACTCGCTCTACCTGCTCGATTGGATCTATAATCGCCCGCGTCCACTGGACAATGCGCTGAGCGACGAGATCGCTGCGGCGAAGAACATCGGCATCTACAGCACCACCGCTGCGCCATGGGACCTGGTGCATACCGGCGGCAACTTCATGGCCGATGGCTTCGGCACCGCATTCAGCAGCAACCTGGTGCTCGAGGAGAACGGCCCCAACGGCGATTACAACACCACGGTTCGCGATGCGGCCGGCGTGGACAATGTGATGAACCAGTTCATGGGCATCCAACCCGGGCGCTACATCAAGATGAACACTTTGCCCTACGACGGCATCCACCACATCGACATGCACATGAAGCTGCTCGATGAGGAGACCCTGCTGATCGGGGAGTTCCCTACCGGCGTGAGCGATGGCCCCCAACTCGAGCAGAACATCCAGGCCATCATGGCCAACTACAACTCGGTATTCGGCACGCCCTACCGAATCGCGCGCATCCCCATGCCGCCTAGCACCGGGGGCGCCTACCCTCCCACGGCCAGCTACCGCACGTATGCCAACAACATCTTCATCAACAAAACGGTGATCGTGCCCACTTACCGCGAACAGTACGACACCACCGGCTTGCGCATCCTGCGCGAGAACCTGCCCGGCTACCGCGTGGTGGGCATCGATTGCGACGACAGCGGCAACAACATCATCAGCCAGAGCGGCGCCATCCACTGCATCACCAAGACCATCGGCGTGGCCGATCCTTTGCTGATCCGCCACCAGCGCCTCACCGACACGTACGAGACTGCCATCCCCTACGACGTGGAGGCATACATCCGGCACAAGAGCGGTATCGCATCAGCTGAGGTCTATTGGACCACCGACACGACCGCCGGCTATACGCCGGTGAGCATGACGGCTGGCGCCAACAATAGCTGGAACGCCGCCATCCCCGCGCATCCCGCCGGCAGCCTCATCTACTACTACATCCACGCCACGGCCAATAGCGGCAAGCAGCAGGTGCGCCCCATCACCGCGCCGCACGGATGGTGGCGCTTCCGCGTGCTCGACATCAACGCGGGCATTGAAGCACAGGGACCGGTCCTCACCGAAGTGTACCCCAACCCCACCAGCGACATCCTCGCCATCACCCTAGGCAGCACCAGCAATCAACGCGTGCGCATCAGCCTTCGCGATGCCTTGGGCCGCGAGGCCATGCTGATCCACGATGCACCCATGCATGCTGATGGCCGTGCCTTCGCCGACCTGCGCTACCTGAGCCCCGGCGCCTATCACCTCCTGGTCGAAAGTGCGACCGGGCGGCAAAGCGTGAAGGTGGTGAAGCGGTGA
- a CDS encoding VOC family protein yields MDITTNALNWFEIAVSDLDRAQRFYETVFGINMEAMDFPGMQMRAFPGDGMNGKVGGALVKSEQHTPSATGAVIYLNANPDLSEALGRVEKAGGQVMVPKTQISPEIGYMAFFMDTEGNAVAMHSQG; encoded by the coding sequence ATGGACATTACCACGAATGCACTCAACTGGTTCGAGATCGCCGTGAGCGATCTTGACCGCGCGCAACGCTTCTATGAGACCGTCTTCGGCATCAACATGGAGGCCATGGACTTCCCTGGCATGCAGATGCGCGCCTTCCCCGGCGATGGCATGAACGGCAAAGTGGGCGGCGCACTGGTGAAGAGCGAGCAGCACACGCCGAGCGCCACGGGCGCGGTGATCTACCTGAATGCGAATCCCGATCTGAGCGAGGCGCTGGGCCGCGTGGAGAAGGCCGGGGGCCAGGTGATGGTGCCCAAGACGCAGATCTCACCCGAGATCGGCTACATGGCTTTCTTCATGGACACCGAGGGCAACGCGGTGGCCATGCACAGCCAGGGTTGA